In Halomonas denitrificans, the genomic stretch ACCGACTTGTCGCGCATCTTCGAGTAGATGCTGTACATGCTCTTCTCGCGCCCCTCGACCCGCGCCGCCACGCCGGCCTCGTTCAGGCGCTTCTTCAGCGTGTCGGTGACCGCGTCGAGGATTTCCTTGCGGTGCTTGGTCATCGACCGGAGGCGGCGCGAGATGATCCGGTAGCGGTTCGGGTGCAGGTGCTGGAAGCCCAGGTCCTCCAGCTCGTTCTTCAGCGCGTTCATACCCAGGCGGTCGGCGATCGGCGCGTAGATCTCCAGGGTTTCCGACGAAATCCGACGCCGCGAGGGCGGCGACATGGCCTCGATCGTGCGCATGTTGTGCAGGCGGTCGGCCAGCTTGATGAAGATCACCCGCAGGTCGCGGCTCATGGCCAGCAGCAGCTTGCGGAAGCTTTCCGCGTCGGCCTCCTGGCGGGTGCGGAACTTCATCTTGTCCAGCTTGGTGACGCCATCGACCAGCTTGGCGACCTGTTCGCCGAACTCGCGCTCCAGATCGGCCAGCGTGACGTCCGTGTCCTCGACCGTGTCGTGCAGGATCGCCGCGGTGATCGTCTGGTCGTCCATCCGCATGCCGGCCAGGATGCTGGCCACCGCGACCGGGTGCATGATGTAGTCCTCGCCGGACTTGCGGGTCTGGCCGCGGTGGGCTTCCTCGCCGACCTCGAACGCGTGCAGGACGGAGGCGACCTGGGTGGGTTCGAGGTACGTATTCAGGAGCCGCTTCAGCTCCTTCACCGCCGATGGATAGGTCATTGGCCTCTCCGAAGCGCTACTGCGCGTCCGGCTGCCGGCGTCCGGCGGTGCTCTCGAACGCGCCGCCTCGCTACTGCGCGCGCGCCTGGCACCGCCCGGCAGTGCTCGAAATCCTCATGGACTCGCGTGTCCATTCCGGTTTCTGCGCGCTGGCGGTCGCTGTCAGCCACGCGCTCGCTACGCGCTGCAGCGCGTTCGACCGCGATGAGAGGTTCATTAGCGCGATCACCGACCACGAGCCGCTCGCTACGCGCGCAGGGGCGCTCCTGGCTCCGTTCTGTGCAACCGGCGTCGCTTCGGTGATCGGGGGTTCCTGATACTCCGTAACTTCCGAGGCCGCCGCACCGCGCTACTGCGCGCTGACGGTCGCTGCCAGACACGCGCTCGCTTCGCGCTGCAGCGCGTTCTACGGAGAACCTGGTTGAACAGGCGCGGCTTCGAGCAGGGAGGAAGGGGTGCACCCGGGGTGCGCGGGCACGGTCAGCGGGGGCCGCTGATCGGTGCATGTCCGGGCGTCCTGAGGAGAGCGGAAGCTCAGTCCTCGTCCGGCGGGGGCGGCGGGAGTTCGGCCTGCATGGCGGCCAGCCGCGCGTCCAGTTCCGCCTGGTAGGTGCGGATGTTCTCGTGGTCGATCACGCCGTCGGCGATTTCGCGCAGGGCGATCACGGTCGGCTTGTCGGTTTCCTCGTCGACCAGCGGGTCGGCGCCGTTGGCGATCTGGCGGGCGCGCTGGGCGGCCATCACGATCAGGTTGAACCGGTTCGGTTCGATGTCGATACAGTCTTCTACGGTCACGCGGGCCATGAAGGACTCCTGCGAAGTTCACGTTGCAAAAAGCGAGCCCGATAGTGTACGCAAAATCGGGCCGGAAAGATACCCGGCAGCAGCGATCGCTCCCGGCTAGTCTTCGCGCAACAGGTCGTCCAGCCGGGCCTGCTGGACCTGCTGCTGGCGGCGCCGGCGCAGCGGCCAGGCGCGCAGGATGCCGACCAGGTCGGCGCGGGCCCGCTCGAAGTCGTCGTTGACCACGATGAAGTCGAACTCCATGCACGCCGACATCTCGTTGCGGGCCTCGCCGAGGCGGCGCTCGATGGCCTCGGGGCGGTCCGTGCCGCGGCCGGTCAGGCGCGACTTCAGCACCTCCAGCGAAGGCGGCAGGATGAAGATCTCGCAGGCCTCGGGGTGCGACTGGCGGATCTGCGCCGCGCCCTGGACGTCGATCTCCAGCAGCACGTCCTTGCCGTCGGCCCACAGCGCTTCGACGTGCTCGCGGTCCGTGCCGTAGTAGTTGCCGAACACCTGGGCGTGCTCGAGGTAGCGGCCCTCGCCGATGCGCCGGCGGAAGGTGTCGGCGTCGATGAAGTGGTAGGCCTCGCCGTCGACTTCGCCGCCGCGGGGCGCGCGGGTGGTGTCGGAGACGGAGAACGCCAGCCCGGGAAACTCCTCCAGCAGGCTGTTGATCAGGCTGGTCTTGCCCGCGCCGCTGGGCGCGGCTATGACGTACAGCTCGCCGATCCGTCCCGCTTCGGCCCGCTTCGGCTCACTCGACATTCTGGACCTGCTCGCGCATCTGTTCGATCAGCACCTTGAGTTCGACGGACACCCCGGTCGTCTCGGTCGCCACCGACTTCGAGCCCAGCGTGTTGGCTTCGCGGTTGAGTTCCTGCATCAGGAAGTCCAGCCGGCGGCCGACCGGCTCGTCCAGGGTCAGCACGCGCCGGACCTCGGCGACGTGGGCTTCGAGCCGGTCCAGCTCCTCGTCGACGTCGAGCTTGCCGAGCTGCAGGGCGATCTCCTGCTCCATCCGGCCGGGCTCGATGTCCGCGCCGAGGCCTTCAAGGCGCTCGCGGAACCGCGTCTCCAGGGCCGTGCGGACCGCAGGCAGGTGCTCGCGGACGATTCCGGCCTGCTCCAGGATGCCGTCCAGCCGCGGCTCGAGCATCTCGACGATCGCGGCGCCTTCGCGCTCGCGGGCCGCCAGCAGCGCGCCGAGGGTGTCGTCGAGCAGGGCCATCGCGTTGGCCTGCTCGGCTTCGAAATCGGGCCGCTGCTCGGCGACCAGGCCGGGCCAGGCCAGCAGCCGCACGAGGTCCGGCGGCGCGGAGTCGCCGGCCAGCTCGGCGAGATCGCGGTGGCGGGCGAGCAGCGACTCGGCCAGCGGTTCGTTCAACGAAAGCGAGGCCGACGCCGACGAGGGGTCGGGCTGGTAGCGCAGCGTCACGTCGAACTTGCCGCGGCTGAAGCGATCCTTCAGCCGGGCCCGGATGTCGGGCTCGAGCGCGCGAAACTCCTCCGGCAGCCGGAGCGAGGCTTCGAGGTAGCGCTGGTTGACGCTTCGGACCTCCCAGGTCAACTGCCCGGAGGCGCCGGCCGCGCTGCGGCTGGCGTAGGCGGTCATGCTTCGGATCAAGGCGGGATCCCGGTTGCGAGGAAAGCGCTACATGGTACCCGATCGACCGTCGCCGGCCCGCCCGGCGGCGCCTGCCGCGGGGACGTCGCCCCGGCCGGACCGCGGCTGCGTGGTACGCTTCTGCACCCGGATCTCCGGCCCGTTGCAGGGCCGGGGCCCGGCCCCGAATCCACCCGTTCCAAGCACCAGGAGCCTGCCTTGTCCCGACCCCAGTCCCGGCCATCCGGACGCCGCCCCGACCAGCTACGCCCGATCGACATCCAGCGCGATTTCACCATGCACGCCGAAGGCTCGGTGCTGATCAGCTGCGGCGAGACGCGCGTGCTGTGCACCGCCAGCGTCGAGGACCGCGTGCCGCCGTGGCTTCGCGGCAAGGGCTCGGGCTGGGTCACGGCCGAGTACGGCATGCTGCCCCGGGCCACCGGTTCGCGGAACATGCGCGAGGCGACCCGCGGCAAGCAGGGTGGCCGGACGCTGGAGATCCAGCGCCTGATCGGCCGCAGCCTGCGCGCGGTGGTCGACCTGAAGGCGATCGGCGAACGCACGATCACGCTGGACTGCGACGTGCTCCAGGCCGACGGCGGCACCCGGACGGCCTCGATCACCGGCGCCTACGTCGCGCTGGTCGACGCGGTCGGCAAGCTGATGAAGAGCCGCAAGCTCAAGCGCGACCCGATCCACGGCCAGATCGCCGCGGTCTCCGTCGGCATCGTCGGCACGGACCCGGTGCTCGACCTCGACTACGCCGAGGACTCGACCGCCGAGACCGACCTGAACGTGGTCATGAACGACGGCGGCGGGTTCATCGAAGTGCAGGGCACGGCCGAGGGCCACGCGTTCCAGCGCGCGGAATTCGACCGCATGCTCGACCTCGCCGAGGCCGGGATCCGTGACCTGATGGCCGCGCAGACCGCCGCGCTCGAGAGCGAGACGAGCGGCGACAAGAGCGGAGAGGAATCGGCCTGATGGCCCGGCGTCCGCTCGTCATCGCCAGCGGCAACGCCGGCAAGCTGGCCGAGTTCGACCAGATGCTCGGGCCGCTGAATTTCGAGGTCCGTCCGCAGTCGGACTTCGGCGTCGAGACGCCGCCGGAGACCGGCCTGACCTTCGTGGAGAATGCGCTGATCAAGGCGCGTGCGGCCGCCGAAGCCGCCGGCGGCCCGGCCCTGGGCGACGACTCGGGCCTGGTGGTCGAGGCGCTGGACGGGCGCCCGGGCATCTACTCGTCGCGCTTCGCTGGCGAAAACGCCAGCGACGACGACAACATCGACAAGCTCCTGGACGAATTGCGCGACCTGCCCGAGGAGCGCCGCGGCGCGTACTTCTTCTGCTGCCTCGTGCTGCTGCAGCACGCCGAGGACCCGGCGCCGCTGATCGCCACGGGCCGCTGGCACGGTCGCATTCTCGAGGCACGCCGCGGCACCGGCGGCTTCGGCTACGACCCGGTCTTCCATGACCGGCGCATGGGCGCGACCGCGGCCGAACTGCCGGCCGGCGAGAAGAACCGCGTCAGCCACCGTGGCCGCGCGCTCGACCAGCTGATCCGGCTGATCGACGAGCGCTGAACAACGTCGGTCCCGAACGCCGGCCATGCCGCTGTCCTTTCCGCCGCTCGCGCTTTACATCCACCTGCCGTGGTGCGTGCGCAAGTGCCCCTACTGCGACTTCAACTCGCACGTGCGCCCGGACACGCTGCCGGAAGACGAGACCGTGGCCGCACTGCTGGCCGATCTCGAAGTCGACCTGCCGCGCGTCTGGGGCCGGGCCGTCCATTCGATCTTCTTCGGCGGCGGCACGCCGAGCCTGTTCTCCGCCGCATCGATCGGCGCCATCCTCGACGGCGTGTCGGCCCGGGTCCGGCTGGCGCCGGACGCGGAGATCACCCTGGAAGCCAATCCCGGCACGGTCGAGCACGACCGCTTCGAGGCCTATCGCGCGGCCGGCGTCAACCGGATCAGCCTCGGGGTGCAGAGTTTCGATGACGCGAAGCTCGACGTGCTGGGGCGGATCCACGGCGGTGCGGAGGCGCGGCGTGCGATCGACGCGGTGGCCTCGGCGGGCTTCGACAATTTCAATCTCGACCTGATGTGGGCGCTGCCCGGCCAGGACGTCGACGGCATGCTCGCCGACCTCGACGCCGCGCTGGCGTTCCGCCCCCCGCACCTGTCGCACTACCAGCTGACGCTGGAGCCGAACACGGTGTTTGCCAAGCACCCGCCGCCGCTGCCGGACGAGGACACGGTCTGGGCGATGCAGGACGCCGCGGCCGAGCGGCTGGACGGCGCGGGCTACGCCAACTACGAGATCTCGGCCTGGGCGAAACAGGGCCGACAGGGCCGTCACAACCTCAACTACTGGCGCTTCGGCGACTACCTGGGCATCGGTGCCGGGGCCTCGGGCAAGATCACGCTGCCGGCCGAGGACGCGGTGCTGCGCACGCGGCGCAGGAAGATGCCCGAATCGTGGCTGCGTTCGGCGGCAACCGGGGCATTCATCGCCGAGAGTGCGCCGGTGGCGGCCGAAGACCTGGTCTTCGAGTTCATGCTCAACCGCGTGCGCCTGGCCGAGCCGATTCCGCTGGACGAGTTCCGCGCCCGCACCGGACTGGACGAGGCCGCGCTGAAGCCCGGTCTCGACCGGGCGATCGGTGCCGGCCTGCTGGTCCGGGAGGGCGACGCGCTGGTTCGCACGGCGCGCGGGGCGCAGTACCTCAACGACCTGCAGGCGATGTTCCTGCCCGAACCTTCTGTCAGGACCTAGAGCCGGCCCCGCTCAGCCGCCGGCGCCGAAGCGCGCGGCGAGCCGCAGCCAATAGCTGGTGCCGAGCAGGCGGTAGGTGGCGACGTCCGTGTTGGCCTCGTCGGCGTTGGCCAGGAACGGCGGGCGGACATCGGTCAGGTTGTCGATGCCCGCACCGAGCTGCCAGCTTCCGAAGTCGTATTCGGCGAACAGATCGTGGTACAGCACGCTGCCGGCGCGGTTGACCGTGCCCGGGAAGACTTCGCCGCCGCGTTCCTCGATGGCGTCGATCCACTGGGCGCGATAGCCGAGCTGCAGGTCACCGCGGCGCCAGTCCAGGTGGTAGCGGCCGCGCCACTCGGGAATCGCGCCGAAGCGATCCGGGTCGTAGCCGCCGGCGCCGAACAGCGGGTCGGCGCCGGGGAACGCGACCAGGCGGCGTTCGTGGACGTAGGACAGCAGCACGCGCTGGCCGAGGCGGCCGTCGAGCGCGTCGACGGTCCAGTCGGCTTCGAAATCGATGCCGCGGGTCTCTTCGCGGGCCAGGTTCTGCAGCCGTGCGCCGATCGAGGTCAGTGCGCCGCCGGGCGCGCGCTCGATGGCGTCGCAGAACACCGCCGCACCGGTCGCCAGGCACTGGCCCAGGACGGTCTCGGCGCCGAGCGCGCCGATGCCGTCGTCGATCGTGATGTCGTAGAGGTCCAGGCGCAGGTTGGCGTCGTCGAGGCCGGGCACGCGCCACGCCGCACCGACGGTCCGGATCGTGGCCTGCTCGGGCGCGAGGCCGGGGTTGCCGCCGGACAACTGCGGCGTCTCCTCGCCGGTCTGGTCGAAGCTGCCGTCGGCCGGCACGCCCTGGGCGATGCAGCGCTCGATTTCCTGGGGCGTGCGCTCGTCGAAGCGGGCGCAGGGGTCGATCACGATCGGGTTGGACTGGCTGAGCGCGCCGAACAGCTCGCCGATGTTGGGTGCGCGGAACGCTTCGGAATACTGCGCCGAGACGGTCAGCCGGTCCGTGGCCCGCCACGCGGCGCCGACCTCGAATACCGCGTCGGTGCCGAAGTTCGAGAAGTGCACGCCGCGAATGCCGAGGTCCAGCTCGAGGTCCGGGGTGACCGGCACGCCGAACTCGAGGTAGGCCTCGATCGCGTCGAACTCACCGCGCGTGGCGCCGCGCGCCGCCCCCGTGGTGTTGCCGGCCTGCGTGCGCGGGTCGGGGCTCTCGGCCCCGCGTTCCTCGCGGTACTGGAAGCCCGCCGCGGCGGCCAGGGGCCCGGCCGGCAGGAACGCGAGGTCGCCGGCCAGGTTCAGTTCGGCCACGCGCTGCTCGTTGAAGCCTGTATCGCGCAGGTCGGCGCCGGCCCAGGCCAGCATCGCCGGGGTGATCGAACCCGGACCGCCGAACAGGTTCAACGGCACGCAGTCGGGAACCGGGTCGTCGATCGTGCCGCAGGTCGGTGTGCCGTCGGGATCGATGAACGACGGGCCCAGCGCCGGACGGAGGCGATCGTCGAGCAGGTCGCCGGTCTGGCGCTGGTCGGTCTCGTTGCGGCCCCAGGCCAGGTGCGCGTCCCAGCGCCACGGACCGACCGGCAGGTCGATCCAGCCCTCGAGGCCGGCGGCGATCCGCCGCGCGTCGTTGTCCTGCTCGAAGCGGCGCGGACCGGCTTCGACCAGTCGGCGGCGGACGTCGACGAGTGTCTCGCCGAAGGGGTTGTAGACGTTGTCCGCGGCGACCGTGACGTCGGATTCGCGCGTGGTGAAGAAGGGCAGGGGCGCGAGTTGCGCGCTGGATTCGCGCCGATGCGCCAGGGCCTCGACCCAGCCCTGCATGCCGCCTTCGAAGGTCCAGCGGCCGCTGCCGAACAGGGTGGTCCGGGTCGAGGCCTGGACCAGGTCCTCGAAGGGATTGAAGTTGAAGCGGTCGGCGTCGGTGAAGGGGCGGAAATCGTCGATCGCGTCGCCGTCCCGTCCGTCGATCAGCGTGAAGCGCCCGAAGGATGTGCGGAACTGGCCCGCCGGGGGCGCCGAGGAGCCGTCGAACACCCGCCGGTTGTCCGGGCCGTCAAGCGTCAGGCGGGTCGACGAGAAACCGCGGTCGCCTTTCGACACCGCCGGTTGGTCCACCACCTCGAGTCCGGCGGTCCAGCCGCCGCTCTGGTTGCGACCGACGCCCTGGCGACCGATCAGCACGCTGGCCTGGAACGTCTCGCCGTCGCCGCGCTCGGTGACCCGGCCCTGCGCGTTCAGTTCCAGTCCGTCGAAGCGCTCGCGGGTCAGGACGTTGACGACGCCGGCGACGGCGTCGGCGCCGTACTCGACCGACGCGCCGGCACGGTAGATCTCCACGGCCTCGATCCACGCGGTCGGGATCATGCCCAGGTCAACCAGGCCCGAGGCGCCGTTGCCGCCCGGCACGAAGCGCCGGCCGTTGACCAGCACCAGCGTGCGTTCCGGTCCGAGGCCTCGAAGCTCCAGCGTCTCGATGCCGCGCGACAGGTCGCCGCCGCTGCCGCGCTGGCTGGTCGCCGTGTTCAGCGGCGAGCCCGTGAACATCGGCAGCTGCTGCAGCAGGTCGCCGAGGCGGACCGCGCCGCTGGCGGTGATGGCGTCGCGGCCGAGCCGGGTCAGCGGCTGGGCGCCGGCGCGAATCTGGCTGCGCACGCGCGAGCCGGTGACCGTGAGTCGGTCGAGCTTGCGCTCGCCGGAGCTTTCAGTGGACGGTTCGGTGGACGGTTCGGTCGTAGCGTCGATCGACGTTGCGGACGACGGTGCAGACGACGGTTCGACGGCATCCGCCGGGTCCGCGATCTCGTCCTGGGCCAGCAGCAGCGCGCCCGGCACGAGCAGCACGGCCAGTGCAGCGCACAGCCTGGTCGGCATCGAATCGGGGTTCATGGCGAAGCGGCTGCGCGGATCAGTGCTTGAAGTGGCGTCGGCCCGTGAACACCATCGCGATGCCGTGGCGATCGGCGGCCTCGATGACTTCGGCGTCGCGCTTCGAACCGCCGGGCTGGACGATCGCCCGGACGCCGGCCTCGGCCGCGGTCTCGACGCCGTCGGCGAAGGGGAAGAACGCGTCGGAGGCGAGCACCGCGCCGTCGATCGTCAGGCCCTGTTCGGCCGCCTTGCGGGTGGCGATCCTCGACGAGTCGACGCGGCTCATCTGGCCGGCGCCGATGCCGATCGTGGCCTCGTCGCGGGCCAGCACGATGGCGTTGGAGCGAACGACGGCGACGGTCGCCCAGGCGAACTCGAGGTCACGCCACTCGTCGTCGTCCGGCGCGCGCTTCGTGACCACGTCCATGGCGTCCCGGTCCCAGGTCACCCGGTCCAGGGTCTGGGCCAGCCAGCCGCCGTCGATGCGGCGCAGCTCGTAGCGCCCGCGGTCGTTCCGCGCGACGCTGGGCGAAAGCAGGCGGAGATTCTTCTTCGCCGAGAGCACGTCGAGGGCGGCGGGGTCGAAGCCGGGGGCGAGGACGACTTCGGCGAACTGGCCGGCGACCGCCTCGGCCGTGGCCCGGTCCAGCGTGTGGTTGAAGGCGAGAATGCCGCCGAAGGCCGAGGTCGGGTCGCAGGCCAGGGCCTTGCGGTAGGCGGCTTCCAGCGTTTCGCCGCGGGCCGCGCCGCAGGGATTGGTGTGCTTGATGATGACGCAGGCCGGCGGGCCTTCCTCGAACCGCCCGAGCAGGCCGACGGCGGACCAGGCCGCGTCGGCGTCGAGCAGGTTGTTGTAGGACAGCGGCTTGCCCTGCAGCGGCGTCGCTCCGGCCAGGCCGCGCGGCTCGGTTTCGCGCTCGCGGTACAGGCCGGCGGCCTGGTGCGGATTCTCGCCGTAGCGCAGGGCGGCGGCGCGATCCAGGTTCAGGCTCAGGCGCGGCGGCAGCGCGTCGTCGGCGGGCGCTTCATTGTCTGCTTTATCGTCCGCTTCGTCGTCCGCGCCGTCGGTCCGGGCCGCCAGCCACTCGCTGATCTGGCCGTCGTACTTCGCCGTGTGGGCGAACGCCCGCGTCGCCAGGCGCTTGCGGAGGGCCTCCGACGGTGCGTCGGGCAGGGCCTCGATCACGGCGCGGTAGTCGGCCGGATCGCACAGCACCGTGACCCGGTCGTGGTTCTTGGCCGCGGCGCGCAGCAGCGTGGGGCCGCCGATGTCGATGTTCTCGATCGCGTCGGTCCAGCCGCAGTCGGGCTTCGCGACCGTTTCAGCGAACGGATAGAGGTTGACCGCGACCAGGTCGATCGGCGGGATGGCGTGCTCGGCCGCGACCGCGTCGTCGACGCCGTCGCGGGCCAGGATGCCGCCGTGGACCTTCGGATGCAGGGTCTTGACCCGCCCGCCCATGATCTCGGGAAACCCGGTGTAGCCGGAGACGTCGACGACCTCCAGGCCGGCGTCGCGGAGCGTGCGCGCCGAGCCGCCGGTGGACAGCAGCTCGACGCCGGCTTCGGCCAGCGCTTCGGCCAGTTCGACCAGGCCTGTCTTGTCCGAAACGCTGAGCAGCGCCCGCCGGATCGGCCGCGCGGAGGTGCTCATGAGCGGCGGCTCACAGGCCGTAGCGCTTGATGCGCGTGCGCAGCGTGGAGCGGGTGACGCCGAGAATGTCCGCGGCCTTCGACTGGTTGCCGCCCGTGTGCTCCAGCACCGTCTCGACCAGCGGTCGCTCGACTTCGCGAATGATCCTGTCGTGGAGGTCGTTGGGCGGGGTCTGACCCATGTCGTCGAGGTACTGCTTGACGGAGCGGGCGACCACCTCGCGTAGGCAAGGCGACTTCGTTTCGGTCTTGGTGGCGGACATTCGGTGTTCCAGGAATCGGGCCGCGCGGCCTTGCGAAAAAAAGGGCCGCAAAGCGTACCACAGCAATTCTTCCGGGCTGGTGGGAATCTACCGGGTAATACGCGATCGGGCCGCAATCCGTGTCATTTCACCGCGACGCCGGCGAGGCAGGCCCGGCGCTCGCTCAGTGGAACGCCATGCTGAAGCCGGCCGGGGTCGAGCCCTCGACGACCATTTCGAGGACCACGGGAAGGCGCACGTTCGGTGCCAAGGTGCCGTCCGGATCGGCGGTCGGGTCGAGGTACTGGTCGGGTTCGAGAAGCTTCTGGCCGATCACCTGCTGACTGGCGTCGTACAGGCGCAGATCGATCCGCGGCCAGGCCACCGGTCGGTTCGAGCGGTTGATCAGCACCGCGCTGACGATCACCGCGTCGCTCAGCGTGGGGTGGCGGTGAAGGTCACGCGAGACCAGTTCGATGGCTGCACCGGGTTCGGCCGTCGGCGGTTCGCCGAGACCCAGCGCTTCCGGCGGCACGCGCCAGCCTTCGGGGCCGAACAGCTGGAGGCCGATCGACAGCACCGCGACCGCGGCCAGCGACGGCCAGAGGATCCGGGCCCAGCGCGGGGCGGGGTCGGGCGCAAAATCGGGATCGCCGGCCGGGGAGGGGCCCGGGTCGAAGTCCGTCTCGTCGTGCTGCGATTCGTTCGCACGCTCGTCGTCGAGCAGCCCGTCCTGCTCGACGTGCGGGTTCAGCATCGGCGGCATGCCGTCGGCCGG encodes the following:
- the gmk gene encoding guanylate kinase; its protein translation is MSSEPKRAEAGRIGELYVIAAPSGAGKTSLINSLLEEFPGLAFSVSDTTRAPRGGEVDGEAYHFIDADTFRRRIGEGRYLEHAQVFGNYYGTDREHVEALWADGKDVLLEIDVQGAAQIRQSHPEACEIFILPPSLEVLKSRLTGRGTDRPEAIERRLGEARNEMSACMEFDFIVVNDDFERARADLVGILRAWPLRRRRQQQVQQARLDDLLRED
- the purH gene encoding bifunctional phosphoribosylaminoimidazolecarboxamide formyltransferase/IMP cyclohydrolase, with amino-acid sequence MSTSARPIRRALLSVSDKTGLVELAEALAEAGVELLSTGGSARTLRDAGLEVVDVSGYTGFPEIMGGRVKTLHPKVHGGILARDGVDDAVAAEHAIPPIDLVAVNLYPFAETVAKPDCGWTDAIENIDIGGPTLLRAAAKNHDRVTVLCDPADYRAVIEALPDAPSEALRKRLATRAFAHTAKYDGQISEWLAARTDGADDEADDKADNEAPADDALPPRLSLNLDRAAALRYGENPHQAAGLYRERETEPRGLAGATPLQGKPLSYNNLLDADAAWSAVGLLGRFEEGPPACVIIKHTNPCGAARGETLEAAYRKALACDPTSAFGGILAFNHTLDRATAEAVAGQFAEVVLAPGFDPAALDVLSAKKNLRLLSPSVARNDRGRYELRRIDGGWLAQTLDRVTWDRDAMDVVTKRAPDDDEWRDLEFAWATVAVVRSNAIVLARDEATIGIGAGQMSRVDSSRIATRKAAEQGLTIDGAVLASDAFFPFADGVETAAEAGVRAIVQPGGSKRDAEVIEAADRHGIAMVFTGRRHFKH
- the rdgB gene encoding RdgB/HAM1 family non-canonical purine NTP pyrophosphatase; its protein translation is MARRPLVIASGNAGKLAEFDQMLGPLNFEVRPQSDFGVETPPETGLTFVENALIKARAAAEAAGGPALGDDSGLVVEALDGRPGIYSSRFAGENASDDDNIDKLLDELRDLPEERRGAYFFCCLVLLQHAEDPAPLIATGRWHGRILEARRGTGGFGYDPVFHDRRMGATAAELPAGEKNRVSHRGRALDQLIRLIDER
- the rph gene encoding ribonuclease PH, producing the protein MSRPQSRPSGRRPDQLRPIDIQRDFTMHAEGSVLISCGETRVLCTASVEDRVPPWLRGKGSGWVTAEYGMLPRATGSRNMREATRGKQGGRTLEIQRLIGRSLRAVVDLKAIGERTITLDCDVLQADGGTRTASITGAYVALVDAVGKLMKSRKLKRDPIHGQIAAVSVGIVGTDPVLDLDYAEDSTAETDLNVVMNDGGGFIEVQGTAEGHAFQRAEFDRMLDLAEAGIRDLMAAQTAALESETSGDKSGEESA
- the hemW gene encoding radical SAM family heme chaperone HemW, encoding MPLSFPPLALYIHLPWCVRKCPYCDFNSHVRPDTLPEDETVAALLADLEVDLPRVWGRAVHSIFFGGGTPSLFSAASIGAILDGVSARVRLAPDAEITLEANPGTVEHDRFEAYRAAGVNRISLGVQSFDDAKLDVLGRIHGGAEARRAIDAVASAGFDNFNLDLMWALPGQDVDGMLADLDAALAFRPPHLSHYQLTLEPNTVFAKHPPPLPDEDTVWAMQDAAAERLDGAGYANYEISAWAKQGRQGRHNLNYWRFGDYLGIGAGASGKITLPAEDAVLRTRRRKMPESWLRSAATGAFIAESAPVAAEDLVFEFMLNRVRLAEPIPLDEFRARTGLDEAALKPGLDRAIGAGLLVREGDALVRTARGAQYLNDLQAMFLPEPSVRT
- a CDS encoding TonB-dependent receptor; translation: MPTRLCAALAVLLVPGALLLAQDEIADPADAVEPSSAPSSATSIDATTEPSTEPSTESSGERKLDRLTVTGSRVRSQIRAGAQPLTRLGRDAITASGAVRLGDLLQQLPMFTGSPLNTATSQRGSGGDLSRGIETLELRGLGPERTLVLVNGRRFVPGGNGASGLVDLGMIPTAWIEAVEIYRAGASVEYGADAVAGVVNVLTRERFDGLELNAQGRVTERGDGETFQASVLIGRQGVGRNQSGGWTAGLEVVDQPAVSKGDRGFSSTRLTLDGPDNRRVFDGSSAPPAGQFRTSFGRFTLIDGRDGDAIDDFRPFTDADRFNFNPFEDLVQASTRTTLFGSGRWTFEGGMQGWVEALAHRRESSAQLAPLPFFTTRESDVTVAADNVYNPFGETLVDVRRRLVEAGPRRFEQDNDARRIAAGLEGWIDLPVGPWRWDAHLAWGRNETDQRQTGDLLDDRLRPALGPSFIDPDGTPTCGTIDDPVPDCVPLNLFGGPGSITPAMLAWAGADLRDTGFNEQRVAELNLAGDLAFLPAGPLAAAAGFQYREERGAESPDPRTQAGNTTGAARGATRGEFDAIEAYLEFGVPVTPDLELDLGIRGVHFSNFGTDAVFEVGAAWRATDRLTVSAQYSEAFRAPNIGELFGALSQSNPIVIDPCARFDERTPQEIERCIAQGVPADGSFDQTGEETPQLSGGNPGLAPEQATIRTVGAAWRVPGLDDANLRLDLYDITIDDGIGALGAETVLGQCLATGAAVFCDAIERAPGGALTSIGARLQNLAREETRGIDFEADWTVDALDGRLGQRVLLSYVHERRLVAFPGADPLFGAGGYDPDRFGAIPEWRGRYHLDWRRGDLQLGYRAQWIDAIEERGGEVFPGTVNRAGSVLYHDLFAEYDFGSWQLGAGIDNLTDVRPPFLANADEANTDVATYRLLGTSYWLRLAARFGAGG
- a CDS encoding YicC family protein produces the protein MTAYASRSAAGASGQLTWEVRSVNQRYLEASLRLPEEFRALEPDIRARLKDRFSRGKFDVTLRYQPDPSSASASLSLNEPLAESLLARHRDLAELAGDSAPPDLVRLLAWPGLVAEQRPDFEAEQANAMALLDDTLGALLAAREREGAAIVEMLEPRLDGILEQAGIVREHLPAVRTALETRFRERLEGLGADIEPGRMEQEIALQLGKLDVDEELDRLEAHVAEVRRVLTLDEPVGRRLDFLMQELNREANTLGSKSVATETTGVSVELKVLIEQMREQVQNVE
- the rpoZ gene encoding DNA-directed RNA polymerase subunit omega, whose amino-acid sequence is MARVTVEDCIDIEPNRFNLIVMAAQRARQIANGADPLVDEETDKPTVIALREIADGVIDHENIRTYQAELDARLAAMQAELPPPPPDED
- a CDS encoding zinc-ribbon and DUF3426 domain-containing protein, which codes for MYTRCEHCQAVLPIRPEDLAQAGGVVRCGACGRTINALSAMFREIPGEGSIPIPADGMPPMLNPHVEQDGLLDDERANESQHDETDFDPGPSPAGDPDFAPDPAPRWARILWPSLAAVAVLSIGLQLFGPEGWRVPPEALGLGEPPTAEPGAAIELVSRDLHRHPTLSDAVIVSAVLINRSNRPVAWPRIDLRLYDASQQVIGQKLLEPDQYLDPTADPDGTLAPNVRLPVVLEMVVEGSTPAGFSMAFH